From a region of the Syntrophorhabdaceae bacterium genome:
- a CDS encoding FAD-dependent oxidoreductase, whose translation VFERFSEAGGMLFHSIPPFRLPKDVVRKQVKALEKMGIVFKTGVEVGKDITMAQLTKTFDTIFVAGGTWKALKLGVPGEDGEGVTYALDYLRVINSGKKVDLGARVIVVGGGSVAVDAARTAKRSGAEEVRLVCLECRDLSSKDRMLALDNEILEAEEEGIIIHDSLGVKEIALKDGKVTGLNTVNCLSVREPDGSFNPTLDMTCTALDLRADHVIVAIGQAVDPSLVPQGLSFSPRGTVHVDESGETGQAGIYGGGDMVAGAATVIQAVASARDGVRSMELKLGTAKARLKEAGAGFSDTRLREIPRAYLEELPVSMRQNRIDVEDMPGLGSRAIEQEAGRCVNCGCLAVGPSDVAVALVALDARIVTTKKSMAARAFFSASATSSTVLDKDELIKEIRIPKPGAGVRQVYEKFTLRKPIDFAIVSVAAVVTLKDGVCEDARIVLGSVAPEPLRARAAESYLKGRKVDEASAGKAAELALEGVRPLAMNPYKIEIARSLVKKAVMA comes from the coding sequence GTATTTGAAAGGTTCTCCGAGGCCGGGGGCATGCTCTTCCACAGCATCCCCCCCTTCCGTCTGCCGAAAGACGTGGTGAGAAAGCAGGTGAAGGCCCTGGAGAAGATGGGGATCGTCTTCAAGACGGGCGTAGAGGTGGGCAAAGATATCACCATGGCACAACTGACGAAAACCTTCGACACCATCTTTGTCGCGGGAGGGACCTGGAAGGCCCTGAAACTGGGCGTGCCGGGAGAGGACGGGGAGGGCGTCACCTACGCCCTCGATTACTTGAGGGTGATTAACTCGGGGAAGAAGGTAGATCTGGGCGCCCGGGTGATCGTCGTAGGCGGAGGCAGCGTGGCCGTGGATGCGGCACGGACCGCGAAACGGTCGGGGGCCGAGGAAGTGCGCCTCGTCTGCCTCGAATGCAGGGACCTTTCGTCGAAGGACAGGATGCTTGCCCTCGATAACGAAATCTTAGAGGCCGAGGAAGAAGGCATCATTATCCACGACTCTCTCGGAGTCAAAGAGATCGCACTGAAAGACGGCAAGGTAACGGGCCTCAATACGGTCAACTGTCTCTCGGTCCGGGAGCCGGACGGCTCGTTCAATCCCACACTGGATATGACCTGCACTGCCCTTGACCTCAGGGCCGACCATGTTATCGTCGCCATAGGCCAGGCCGTGGACCCCTCCCTGGTTCCCCAGGGCCTTTCCTTTTCGCCCCGGGGCACCGTCCACGTAGACGAATCAGGGGAGACGGGCCAGGCGGGAATCTATGGGGGCGGCGACATGGTGGCCGGGGCGGCGACCGTGATACAGGCTGTCGCATCTGCCAGGGATGGGGTCCGCTCCATGGAGCTGAAGCTCGGGACCGCGAAGGCAAGGCTGAAAGAGGCGGGGGCGGGCTTCAGTGACACCCGTCTCCGGGAGATCCCGCGGGCATACCTCGAAGAGCTGCCCGTCTCGATGCGGCAGAACAGGATCGACGTGGAGGATATGCCGGGACTCGGCAGTCGCGCCATAGAACAGGAGGCGGGCCGGTGTGTAAATTGCGGCTGTCTTGCCGTGGGTCCCTCCGATGTGGCGGTTGCCCTCGTTGCCCTGGACGCCCGCATCGTTACTACGAAGAAGAGCATGGCGGCCCGGGCATTCTTTAGCGCGAGTGCCACGAGCTCCACGGTTCTCGATAAAGACGAGCTGATAAAGGAGATACGGATTCCCAAGCCCGGGGCCGGCGTACGTCAGGTCTATGAGAAATTTACCCTGCGAAAACCGATTGATTTCGCCATCGTGAGCGTGGCGGCGGTCGTGACATTGAAAGACGGGGTCTGCGAAGACGCACGCATCGTGCTCGGCTCCGTGGCGCCGGAGCCCCTGAGGGCGAGGGCAGCAGAAAGCTATCTAAAAGGACGCAAGGTGGACGAGGCTTCGGCGGGGAAAGCGGCCGAGCTTGCCCTTGAAGGCGTACGGCCCCTCGCGATGAATCCTTATAAGATAGAGATCGCCCGGTCGCTGGTGAAAAAGGCCGTAATGGCCTGA
- a CDS encoding PocR ligand-binding domain-containing protein: MTETAHHSSHAFPVVVIGASAGGLIAFERFLSALPEDFDFALIFMQHLSSKHKNLLPELLRNRVKRFRIEELVEGIKIVPGVLFLCPPALEVRIEENIGRVATRSKPHQHLPIDEFLSSLAHSIPERTIAAIFSGGGTDGARGIRTLRKAGGTVFVQDPATAQYPDMPLAAINTAQMDGVFSPEEMVGEILKFHRSGMVHLPAENLMTTGHFETLFRLVYERTGCRFTHYKRNVVVRRIRRRMYLHAITSIDAYLEYLERTSPEADQVASDLMIGVTSFFRDRLAWKALHLEVTRKFVAQEESTPIRVWTPACATGEEAYSVAMLLRHELDLVGKGREVQVFATDLNERALERARDGVYPVTVTADVQPEYISKFFTSSSDKLSLIVNKDIRQMVVFAKQDLLSDPPFSRLDLVICRNLLIYLEPEAQEKCLVLFHYALKKDGFLFLGNAESPGRNSSLFVSLAHKKCRIYRKTDERRSPRLSLSVPYASERAIAPLRHKPSEDHRQSITQAIQDTLIEEHAPIAVAINQNYDILYHNGPTSRYLRQPRGEPTRNLMELVPERVRNRLRGGIYRASHEGKPVTIRMSIPDDRERPKIVTLRISRVRETVFLITFRDKGAPLHEMEALPLDCRTVEETAVHQLENELSSTRDSLQSYIEQLRSLNEELNSSNEELQAANEELETSREELQSLNEELTTVNQQLQTKIEEQEETNNDLTNFLTSTSIPTIFLDQQMRLKRFTPAMARLTTLIPGDTGRLIHDMSQENLGPDLLSDARSVLDSLTPVKRELAIKGARYVRTTLPYRTAGNRIEGVVVTYTDITELRKVEARTRHLASFPGLNPNPIIELDIAGEAVYLNPAAESLLKDSGMGGDYRPLLPLDMASILRDWDRSTALTLAREVYFDGRAFDETVQLVPDLGVARIYARDISQRKSAEEALRASEERVRLKLKSILEPDEDLGDLELSDVIDYEAIDALMEDYHSLAGIAMAIIDMKGNVIVGKGWQEICTRFHRVNPESYAHCLESDLRLSEGVALGEAKLYKCENHMWDMATPIVIGGQHVGNAFLGQFFFEDEVPDYEVFRSQAKHYGFPEEEYIRALEAVPRLSRVTVDGAMSFLMKLAQILSQLSYSNIKLAKLLVRNDSLLSSLQESEERFRSMFERHKAIMLLIEPHTGLIVDANLAASEFYGYSRDELKALHIQEINQLSPVEVAGERQKTFKGERDHFIFPHRIADGTIRWVDAYSTPIEAQGKSLLFSVIHDITERRQAQEEREKAVAFLRLINESADKRDLMSSAIRFFQDYSGCEAVAIRLRRGDDYPYYEAHGFPASFLAKEDSLVGLAHQGEPLCGDDDRPVMECMCGRVIEGRFDQSQPFFSPAGSFWTNSTTEVRNLTGSGSDSATIRHHCNTEGYESVALIAIKIADETKGLLQVNDSQRGKFTPEQIGFWERLAGYLAVALAKFEAEDALKEAHEDLEKRVQERTFELSHAYEALHEESEERKRVEEQLRQAHKMEAIGTLAGGIAHDFNNILAAIIGFTEIASDDSGDRPDVERALSHVLKAAHRGRDLVRQILAFSRKSDTSRSLISLGPIIQETIHLLRASIPSTIEIAYRTSTTADSVVASPGEIQQILMNLSTNAALAMQAKGGSLEISLNDIELLPDSAPLDADVLTGEYLQLSVKDTGTGMTPDIMKRIFEPFYTTREVGKGTGMGLAVVYGIVKDLRGAVSVESEPGVGSIFRVFLPKVRPEIEPEPVSPIPSPEGSERILLVDDEELIIEWGEAVLARLGYEVTSSTDSMQALKIFSGDPSAFDLVITDQTMPLMTGMELAEKLFALRKDIPIILCTGHSETVTQEDVLAIGIKDYLLKPVKKSELAEAIRRALSSEKTGVAN, encoded by the coding sequence GCAAGGCGGGGGGCACTGTCTTCGTCCAGGACCCGGCCACCGCCCAATACCCCGATATGCCCCTTGCCGCGATCAACACCGCTCAAATGGACGGTGTCTTCTCACCTGAGGAGATGGTGGGAGAAATACTTAAATTCCACAGATCCGGCATGGTCCACCTCCCGGCGGAAAACCTTATGACCACCGGTCATTTCGAGACCCTCTTCCGGCTCGTCTATGAGCGGACCGGGTGTCGCTTCACTCATTATAAGAGAAACGTGGTGGTTCGCAGGATCAGGAGGCGGATGTACCTCCACGCCATCACCTCGATCGATGCATATCTCGAATATCTCGAACGAACTTCTCCGGAGGCGGACCAGGTTGCGTCGGACCTCATGATCGGGGTCACGTCCTTTTTCCGCGACCGTCTCGCATGGAAGGCGCTCCATCTCGAAGTGACGAGGAAGTTTGTTGCCCAGGAAGAGTCCACGCCCATAAGAGTGTGGACCCCTGCGTGCGCAACGGGTGAGGAGGCCTATTCGGTCGCCATGTTGCTCCGCCATGAGCTTGACCTCGTTGGAAAGGGCCGGGAGGTCCAGGTCTTCGCCACGGACCTCAACGAGCGCGCCCTGGAGCGGGCACGGGACGGCGTGTACCCCGTTACCGTTACCGCAGATGTTCAGCCCGAATATATTTCAAAATTTTTCACCTCTTCGAGCGATAAGCTTTCACTCATCGTAAATAAAGATATCCGGCAGATGGTGGTTTTTGCCAAGCAGGACCTTCTGAGCGATCCCCCTTTCTCCCGTCTCGACCTCGTCATCTGCCGCAATCTCCTTATCTACCTTGAGCCGGAGGCCCAGGAGAAGTGCCTCGTTCTTTTCCATTATGCCCTGAAGAAGGACGGTTTTCTGTTTCTCGGAAATGCGGAGTCCCCCGGAAGGAACAGCAGCCTTTTCGTCTCCCTTGCCCACAAGAAATGCCGCATCTACCGGAAGACCGATGAAAGGCGCAGCCCAAGGTTGTCTCTCTCCGTGCCCTATGCCTCCGAGCGCGCCATAGCGCCCTTGAGGCATAAGCCGTCCGAGGACCACCGGCAATCGATTACCCAGGCAATCCAGGATACCCTGATTGAGGAGCATGCCCCCATTGCAGTAGCCATCAACCAGAATTATGACATACTCTATCATAACGGACCCACAAGCCGTTACCTGCGACAGCCGAGGGGAGAGCCTACCCGCAATCTCATGGAGCTCGTCCCGGAAAGGGTCAGGAACAGGCTTCGGGGCGGGATTTACCGGGCAAGCCATGAGGGAAAGCCGGTCACTATCCGCATGTCCATCCCTGACGACAGGGAGCGACCAAAAATAGTCACCCTCCGCATCTCAAGGGTGCGTGAGACCGTATTCCTCATCACCTTTAGGGATAAAGGGGCTCCGCTCCATGAGATGGAAGCTCTCCCCCTCGACTGCCGGACGGTCGAAGAGACTGCGGTGCACCAGCTCGAGAATGAGCTTTCCTCCACCAGGGATTCTCTCCAAAGCTATATTGAACAGCTGCGGAGCCTGAATGAAGAGCTCAACTCGTCCAATGAAGAGCTGCAGGCGGCGAACGAGGAGCTGGAAACTTCAAGGGAAGAGCTTCAATCTCTCAACGAGGAGCTGACCACCGTCAACCAGCAGCTCCAGACGAAGATCGAGGAACAGGAAGAGACCAACAACGATCTCACTAATTTTCTCACGAGCACGAGCATCCCAACCATTTTTCTCGACCAGCAGATGAGGCTCAAGCGGTTCACGCCCGCAATGGCGCGACTCACCACTCTTATCCCCGGGGATACGGGACGCCTGATTCACGATATGTCCCAGGAGAATCTCGGCCCCGACCTCCTTTCCGACGCCCGCTCCGTCCTCGACAGCCTCACCCCGGTAAAAAGGGAGCTGGCGATAAAAGGGGCCCGGTATGTCCGCACCACCCTCCCTTACAGGACCGCGGGAAACCGCATCGAGGGAGTGGTGGTCACCTATACGGATATCACCGAGCTAAGGAAGGTGGAAGCCCGCACCCGGCACCTCGCGTCGTTCCCCGGTCTCAACCCGAATCCCATAATAGAGCTCGATATAGCCGGGGAAGCCGTATACCTGAATCCGGCTGCAGAATCGCTCCTCAAAGACTCGGGAATGGGGGGAGACTACCGGCCCCTGTTGCCCCTTGATATGGCCTCTATTCTGAGGGATTGGGATAGATCGACCGCCCTCACCCTCGCGCGGGAGGTCTATTTTGACGGCAGGGCCTTCGACGAGACCGTTCAGCTTGTCCCGGACCTCGGGGTGGCACGGATCTATGCACGTGACATTTCGCAAAGGAAGTCGGCGGAGGAGGCGTTACGGGCGAGCGAGGAACGGGTCAGGCTGAAACTGAAGAGTATCCTCGAGCCGGACGAAGACCTCGGCGACCTGGAGCTCTCCGATGTCATCGATTATGAGGCTATCGATGCCCTTATGGAGGATTACCACAGCCTCGCAGGAATTGCGATGGCCATCATCGACATGAAGGGCAACGTGATCGTGGGTAAGGGTTGGCAGGAGATCTGCACCAGATTTCACCGGGTGAACCCGGAGAGCTACGCTCACTGCCTGGAGAGCGATTTACGGCTTTCCGAAGGCGTCGCCCTGGGAGAAGCGAAACTCTATAAGTGCGAGAACCATATGTGGGATATGGCGACCCCTATTGTAATAGGCGGTCAGCATGTGGGCAACGCCTTTCTGGGCCAATTTTTCTTTGAAGACGAGGTTCCCGATTACGAGGTATTCAGATCTCAGGCCAAACATTACGGTTTTCCGGAAGAAGAGTATATAAGAGCCCTCGAAGCGGTACCGCGGCTTTCCCGCGTAACAGTGGACGGCGCCATGTCCTTTCTCATGAAGCTCGCCCAGATCCTCTCCCAATTGAGCTACAGCAACATCAAGCTCGCGAAGCTGCTGGTCCGTAACGATTCACTCCTAAGCTCTCTGCAGGAAAGCGAGGAACGTTTCCGGAGCATGTTCGAGCGCCATAAGGCTATCATGCTCCTCATCGAGCCCCACACGGGTCTCATCGTGGATGCCAACTTGGCGGCTTCCGAATTTTACGGCTATTCCCGCGATGAGCTGAAGGCACTCCATATCCAGGAGATCAATCAGCTTTCGCCTGTCGAGGTGGCCGGAGAGCGGCAAAAGACGTTTAAGGGAGAGAGGGACCATTTCATCTTCCCCCACCGTATTGCCGACGGGACCATCCGCTGGGTGGATGCCTATTCAACGCCCATCGAAGCCCAGGGGAAATCCTTGCTCTTTTCCGTGATCCACGATATTACGGAGCGACGCCAGGCCCAGGAAGAGCGGGAGAAGGCAGTAGCATTTCTCCGCCTCATCAATGAGAGTGCCGACAAACGGGACCTCATGAGCAGCGCCATCCGGTTCTTCCAGGATTATTCGGGGTGCGAGGCGGTAGCGATAAGGCTCCGCCGGGGTGACGACTATCCCTATTATGAGGCCCATGGCTTTCCCGCGTCATTCCTCGCCAAAGAAGACAGCCTTGTGGGGTTGGCCCACCAAGGGGAGCCCCTCTGTGGCGATGACGACCGTCCCGTCATGGAATGCATGTGCGGGAGGGTGATCGAAGGGAGATTCGATCAGTCGCAACCATTCTTTTCCCCTGCCGGGAGCTTCTGGACAAATTCAACGACCGAAGTGCGGAATTTGACGGGGTCCGGCAGCGACTCGGCGACGATACGCCACCACTGCAATACCGAAGGATATGAATCGGTCGCCCTGATCGCCATTAAGATCGCTGATGAAACCAAGGGGCTTCTCCAGGTGAATGATTCGCAAAGGGGTAAATTTACCCCTGAACAGATCGGCTTTTGGGAGAGACTGGCCGGCTATCTCGCGGTGGCCCTGGCGAAATTCGAGGCGGAGGATGCGCTCAAAGAGGCCCATGAAGACCTCGAAAAAAGGGTGCAGGAACGGACCTTCGAGCTGAGCCATGCCTACGAGGCCCTCCACGAGGAGTCGGAAGAGCGCAAGCGGGTCGAAGAACAGCTCCGCCAGGCCCATAAGATGGAGGCTATCGGCACTCTCGCCGGCGGGATCGCCCATGACTTCAACAATATTCTCGCGGCCATCATCGGCTTTACGGAGATCGCGTCTGATGATTCGGGGGACCGCCCTGATGTGGAACGGGCCTTGAGCCACGTGCTGAAAGCAGCCCACAGGGGACGGGACCTGGTGCGGCAGATCCTCGCCTTTTCCCGGAAATCGGACACGAGCAGGAGCCTCATATCCTTAGGGCCCATTATTCAGGAGACGATCCACCTCTTGAGGGCCTCCATCCCCTCCACAATCGAGATTGCCTACAGGACTTCAACTACCGCCGATTCGGTGGTCGCTTCGCCCGGAGAGATCCAGCAGATCCTCATGAACCTGAGCACCAATGCGGCCCTCGCCATGCAGGCAAAGGGCGGGAGCCTCGAAATCTCTCTCAACGATATCGAATTATTGCCGGACAGCGCGCCTCTGGACGCCGATGTGCTGACGGGAGAATACCTTCAGCTTTCGGTAAAGGACACGGGCACCGGTATGACCCCCGATATTATGAAAAGAATCTTCGAGCCTTTCTACACCACGAGAGAGGTGGGCAAGGGCACGGGTATGGGGCTCGCCGTAGTATACGGGATCGTGAAGGACCTCCGCGGTGCGGTGAGCGTGGAGAGCGAGCCAGGGGTCGGCTCGATTTTCCGCGTCTTCCTTCCCAAAGTAAGACCGGAGATCGAGCCCGAGCCCGTGAGCCCCATACCCAGCCCTGAGGGAAGCGAAAGGATCCTTCTCGTGGACGACGAGGAGTTGATCATCGAATGGGGAGAAGCCGTGCTCGCCCGGCTCGGCTATGAGGTGACTTCGTCCACCGACAGTATGCAGGCCCTGAAGATCTTTTCGGGCGATCCTTCAGCCTTCGATCTCGTCATCACCGACCAGACCATGCCCCTCATGACGGGAATGGAGCTGGCAGAAAAACTCTTTGCCCTGAGGAAAGACATCCCCATCATCCTCTGCACCGGTCATAGCGAGACAGTCACTCAGGAGGACGTGCTCGCGATCGGTATAAAGGATTATCTCCTGAAGCCGGTAAAGAAATCAGAACTGGCCGAAGCCATCCGCCGCGCCCTCTCTTCAGAAAAAACGGGAGTAGCTAATTAA